GCCGGTCAGCTACTGCTTTAATTATTGATTCATGACTCTTTTTCCCGGCTGTCTGTTCTTTCAGGCAGCCGGCTTATGAGTGGTATTTACGTTTATCCTCACATTACTGCCGTTTACTACCTTGACGTCATTCGAAGTGGCAGTTAAGGTGCGGACTTGTGTACTTTTTGCACGGTTCGCTTTCTTTTTTCAGGTAAACGCAATTTATGGCTAATTTTGATTCACAACGTCGTAAGCTGCTGGTTTTTGGTGGTGCGGCAGCAGGGCTTGCGCTGCTTCCAGGCTCAGCTCTTGCCTCAGTTTCGACTTCTCGTCCTCGTATTCTTACGCTTAATAATCTTCATACCGGTGAAACACTAAAAACCGAGTTTTTTAATGGGACAAGTTACGATCCGGATGAGCTGGCGCGGCTGAATCATTTTTTCCGCGATTATCGGGCTAATAAAATTAAAAGTATCGATCCAACGTTATTTGATCAACTTTATCGCTTACAGGCGATGCTGGAGAATCGTAAACCAATCCAGCTCATTTCTGGCTATCGCTCATTGGCCACCAATAATATGCTGCGCGGAAAAAGTAAAAGCAGCGGCGTGGCGAAACATAGCTACCATACACTTGGGCAGGCGATGGATTTCCATATCGAAGGTATTTCTCTGAGTAATATTCGCAAAGCGGCGCTAAAAATGCGCGCGGGTGGTGTAGGATATTATCCACGTAGTAACTTTGTACATATCGATACCGGGCCGGTGCGCCACTGGTAATGCAGAGAATGCCCGCCGGCTGAGCGGGTCATGGAGCTTTATGGATTATCATATTATTCCCGTCACGGCGTTCGCGCAGAACTGCTCGTTGATTTGGTGCAGCGAAACGCGTGAGGCCGCGCTGGTCGATCCCGGCGGCGATGCGGAACTGATTAAACAGCAGGTTGAAGCGCAAAACGTTAAGATAAGCGCAATACTGCTGACCCACGGTCATCTTGATCATGTGGGTGCCGCCGCCGAGCTGGCCGCCTATTATGGCGTAGAGATTATCGGGCCGCAAAAACAGGATGCCTTCTGGCTGGAAGCGCTACCTACGCAAAGCCAAATGTTTGGCCTGGCGGAATGCGCGCCGTTAACGCCCGATCGCTGGCTGGAAGAGGGTGAAACGGTAAAAGTCGGTAAGGCAACGCTGGAAGTTTTGCACTGCCCTGGTCATACGCCGGGACATATTGTCTTTTACCATCGCGACGGGCGCTTATTAATTTCCGGCGACGTGATATTTAATGGTGGCGTCGGACGTACCGACTTTCCGCAGGGAAGCCATCAGGCGCTGATTGATTCCATTAAAAATAAGCTGCTGCCGCTTGGCGATAATATTACCTTTATTCCCGGTCATGGGCCAATATCCACCC
This Mixta hanseatica DNA region includes the following protein-coding sequences:
- a CDS encoding YcbK family protein, coding for MANFDSQRRKLLVFGGAAAGLALLPGSALASVSTSRPRILTLNNLHTGETLKTEFFNGTSYDPDELARLNHFFRDYRANKIKSIDPTLFDQLYRLQAMLENRKPIQLISGYRSLATNNMLRGKSKSSGVAKHSYHTLGQAMDFHIEGISLSNIRKAALKMRAGGVGYYPRSNFVHIDTGPVRHW
- a CDS encoding MBL fold metallo-hydrolase, encoding MDYHIIPVTAFAQNCSLIWCSETREAALVDPGGDAELIKQQVEAQNVKISAILLTHGHLDHVGAAAELAAYYGVEIIGPQKQDAFWLEALPTQSQMFGLAECAPLTPDRWLEEGETVKVGKATLEVLHCPGHTPGHIVFYHRDGRLLISGDVIFNGGVGRTDFPQGSHQALIDSIKNKLLPLGDNITFIPGHGPISTLGRERISNPFLI